In Anaeromicrobium sediminis, the DNA window GATAGTTCCGATTGGAAAGTGGGAGTACAAAATCCAGAAAGTCCCAGAGGTTCCCATATAGGAGTTATCCAAGCAGGTGAAACTAATATAGTAACCTCAGGAAATTACGAGAGGTATTTTGAAAAAGATGGAAAGAGATATCATCATATATTAGACCCTGAAAGTGGATATCCAGCAGAAAATGGTGTTATAAGTACAACCATAATAACGATCGATGGCGTAAGTGCAGATGCTTTATCCACATCCATATATTTACTTGGATTAGAAGAGGGAATGAAGCTTATAGAGTCTCTTAGTAATGTGGAATGCATAATCGTTACAGAGGACAGAAATGTATATTCAAGTAGTGGAATAAAGGGCAAATTTAATTTAACAGACGATAATTTTAAGCTAGGTAATTAATTACCTAGCTTTTTTAATTTGCATACTATACTTACACTTTCCTCAAACTTTCATCACATTTGTAAAATAAAATTAATAAGAGAGAAACAATTAATTTAATAATTGTAATAAAGATTAAATAGATCATAAGGAAGGGAGGCCATATATTGAAAAATATATTTATTAAAAAAAATATTCTTATAGGGGCAGTAATTGTAGGTCTACTAGGAGGATTTAGTTTTTATAAAAGTATAGATGCAAACTCTGAAGAAAAAGAAGATGTGGTAGTGACAGAATATACTGTTCAAAAGTCTAATCTAAGTATAGAGTATGTGGGAGATGGTCAATTAGAAATTCCAACAGTAAATTTGGACTTTGAGATTACAGGTAAACTTGAGGATTTATTTGTGGAGCCAGGCAGTGCTGTTAAAAAGGGAGATATTATAGCAACTTTAGATGATACGGATTATGGCAATAAGGCAGAAACCAGCAAAAGACAATACGAGCAAGCCCTATTAAAATATGAACAGGCGAAAGAACAGAAGGAATTAAACTTAATAGCAGAAAAGGAAAAGTTAGATAATCTTAAATACGCCTTAGATACTTTAAAAGTTGAGTACGAACCTATGACAAAGATGAAAGAATATTATCCAGCATCAGAAATAGAAAAAAAGAGGATAGAATACGAAAAGGCAAAACTTGCTCATGAAAATCAGTTAAAAAGATATAATACATTATCTAATACTAATTTAGATTTAGAAATGGAACAAGTGGCCATAAAGCAAGCAGAATTAAATTTAAAAATAGCAGAGGATGACCTTAGAAATACAGTCCTTGAATCACCTATAGATGGTAAAGTATTATACACTTCCTATAAACCAGGGGAAACTGTAGTGGAAGTTACTAAAGATGAAGATACAACTACAGCAGATAGTACCCATGTGGTTGTATTATCCGATAGTGGAAGTATGGAAGTAATAGTACCCGTATCAGAAATTGATTTATCAAATATAGAAATTGACCAAAATGTAAATTTGGAATTTGAGGCATTTTTAAATAAAAGTTTCCAAGGAAAAGTAACATACATAGAAGAACTTCCAAAGATAGATTCTAGTGGATTAGTAACTTATGATGTGAACATTAGATTAAATGAAAATAACGATAAGTTAAAATCTGGCATGACTTGTACAGCAGCTTTTATTTTAAAAGAGAGAAAAAACGTAATTACTATTCCCAATAAGGCTGTTTATATTAAAGATAAGAAACAATATGTGAAAGTTAAGAAAGAAGATGGAACTGTAGAAGAAAGAAAAATATCTACAGGTCTTACAGATGGTAAATCTGTGGAAGTTACAAAGGGCATAGAAATTGGAGAAATAATCTTAGTAGAAAAATAAAAGTATGGATGTGAAAGTATGGCAATAGAAGAAATTTTCAAGGGAGTTTTG includes these proteins:
- a CDS encoding efflux RND transporter periplasmic adaptor subunit; the encoded protein is MKNIFIKKNILIGAVIVGLLGGFSFYKSIDANSEEKEDVVVTEYTVQKSNLSIEYVGDGQLEIPTVNLDFEITGKLEDLFVEPGSAVKKGDIIATLDDTDYGNKAETSKRQYEQALLKYEQAKEQKELNLIAEKEKLDNLKYALDTLKVEYEPMTKMKEYYPASEIEKKRIEYEKAKLAHENQLKRYNTLSNTNLDLEMEQVAIKQAELNLKIAEDDLRNTVLESPIDGKVLYTSYKPGETVVEVTKDEDTTTADSTHVVVLSDSGSMEVIVPVSEIDLSNIEIDQNVNLEFEAFLNKSFQGKVTYIEELPKIDSSGLVTYDVNIRLNENNDKLKSGMTCTAAFILKERKNVITIPNKAVYIKDKKQYVKVKKEDGTVEERKISTGLTDGKSVEVTKGIEIGEIILVEK